The Fuscovulum sp. sequence TGATCAGGTCATTGCCCGTGTTGCGCCCACCGATGATGTCATCGCCATTATCCGATCCGTTGATCGTGTCATCCCCGGCCAGGAACAGCGAAAACAGGTCAAACCCATTGCCGGGGCGATAGTCGCCCCTGTTGAACCAGCCGAACATGAAATGATCCAGATCGGTCAGTTCCACCGACAGGCCGGTGATCGTCATCCAAACTTGGCCATCGACCGACAGCGTCACCGTGTCGACGATGCCGGAAAGTGGGCCGCCCGGATCCCCAGTGATCGGATCGGTGAAATAGGTAAAGCCCGTCCCCGTCGCCGAAATCGTCACCGTGCCCGGCTCGCGGGGCATGGTGAGCACAACCTGCGTGGGTGAAGTAGAGATATCCGGGTCGAAAGCTGGATCCTGCGAGTCGAACTCGAAAAGCTCCGGAAGATAGTAGTCGTCCGAATTCGAAGCGTTGGTAAACGTAACAACAGGCATAACGGGTACTCCCAAACTCAATACACAACTGCCCCAAAAACTACCCCCGTCACCTGAGTCTGCCAAGCCATTTCCCGCGCCCCCTTCCCTTCCCCCCCGCCCCCGTGTAATGCCCCTCCCCTGACGCCCAAACCCCCGGAGCCCCTGCAATGCAAGGCAGCGCGAACCTCAACCTGATGATCAAAGCCGCCCGCAAGGCCGGCCGCTCGTTGGTCAAGGACTTCCGCGAAGTGGAAAACCTTCAGGTCTCCACCAAGGGCCCCGGCGATTTCGTCAGCCGCGCCGACCGCGAGGCAGAGCGCATCATCAAGGAAGAGTTGATGGGCGCGCGGCCGACCTATGGCTGGCTGGGCGAAGAAACCGGCCGCACCGATGGCGCCGATCCAACCCGCCGCTGGCTTGTCGATCCGTTGGACGGCACCACCAATTTCCTGCACGGGATGCCGCATTGGGCTGTCTCCATCGCGCTGGAACACAAGGGCGACATCGTCTCTGCCGTCGTCTATGACGCCGCCAAGGATGAGCTGTTCTGGGCCGAAAAGGGCGCAGGCGCCTGGATGAACGACCGCCGCATGCGCGTGTCTGGCCGGCGTGAAATGCATGACGCCGTCTTCGCCACCGGGGTGCCGTTCGGGGCCAAAAACACGCTCCCTGCCATGTTGCAGGATCTTGCGCGCCTGATGCCGGCCTGTGCCGGCGTGCGCCGCTGGGGCTCGGCCGCGCTCGATCTCGCCTATGTCGCTGCCGGCCGGTATGACGGCTATTGGGAACGCGAGTTGAAGGCTTGGGACATCGCCGCCGGGATCCTGCTGGTGCGCGAAGCGGGCGGTTTCGTCTCGGCCATCCGCGACGGCGACGATCCGCTGGAAAAAGGCGCCGTCATCTGCGCCAACGAACCCCTGTTCGAACCCTTCCGCAAGATCATCCGCGGCGCCTGAACCCTATCGCCACGGGCCCGGTTTCGCCCCCGGCCCGCCGCGCCGGACGCGCGGCACGCCTGTGCGCACCACACGGTAGGTCGCCTCCGGATGCGGCGGCGAGCCCTGCGTGCGGCTCCAGAACTGCGGCCCGCCCCGCCGCAGCCACAAAGGCAGGCACAGCACCAGCCCCGCCACGAACCCGCCCGCATGCGCCCAATAGGCCACGCCCCCCACATCGGCGGGCGTCATCGCGCCATTGACCACCTGAAACCCGAACCACAGCCCCAGCATGATCCATGCCGGGATCGGAACCACCCGAAAAAACACGATGAAGATGAACAGCACATCCACCTTGGCTCGGGGAAACAGCAGCAGATAGCCCCCCATCACCCCGGCAATCGCGCCCGATGCCCCCACCATTGGGATCATCGACGCCGGCTCTGCCGCGAATTGCAGGCCCGCTGCCGCCAGCCCTGACATGAGGTAGAACCCCAAGAACCGGACATGCCCCATCTCATCTTCCAGATTGTCCCCGAAGATGTACAAAAACAGCATATTGCCCAGCAGATGCATCCAGCCCCCGTGCAGGAACATCGAGGTGACAAAGGTCTCATACCCCTCACCAAAGCCGATGCGCGCCGGCACCAGCCCCCATTGCATGAAGAACCGCCCCACTTGCGCCTCGCCCGACAGGGCAAGCCAATAGGCCAGAAACACCCCCACATTCACCGCAATCAGCGCGAGCGTGACAAAGGGCGTCCGCCCCGACGGGTTATGGTCGCGAATTGGAAACATGCGCCTCAGGCTGGCCCGGCGGCCCATTCCGCGTCAAGCCTCTCCAATCACAAAGATCACGCCACCACATGACCCGCCCAACCGGAACCAAACGCCAGGGTGAAGGCTTTCGCACCGGGGCTTTCTTCTCTGTCCAAATATCCTCGGGGGTGAATTGGCGCAAAGCGCCAAGAGGGGGCAGAAGGCCCCCTTCCTTCAGAAATTCTTCACCGAAGAATTTCCCAACCCCGAAAATTCTTCGAAGACGAATTTTCCCTCACCTCCAGCCCGAAAATTCTTTGCCGAAGAATTTTCGGTCCCCTCACACCTCCGCCACTTCCATCAGCAGCTGCGCATTGCCGCCCGATGCCGTGGTGTCGATGCAAACATGCCGTTCCAACCGCGCATGGCCCGCATCCGGCGCGCCCCCGATCAGCGGCAGGATTGCCCCCGCTCGCCCTGCCAGCGCCCATGCATAGGCACGGCCTGCCTCAGCTGTTCCCCACCAGATCGCGCCGGAAATCCCGTCCAGCCGCGCCAAGGCAGCCGCCTCCAGCGACGGCGCTTCCACCGCCATGCCGCCCAGCGCCCGGATCGCCGCCGCCTGCGCCGCCGCCGCACCCGCCGTCGGGCCAAGGCAGACCACCGCCCCCCGCGCCACCGTCGTCAGCCGGTTGGATTCCCCCGTCGGCCCCGGCAGGTCAACACTCACCGGTCCCGCTGCCGCAGGCACAGCCCGCAACGCCGCGACAATTTCACTTTCCGCAGCCACCCGATCCTCCCCGGTGACCATCGGCACCTCGTCCCGGGTGAAGCGATGCACGTAATCCGGCCCGCCCGCCTTTGGCCCCGTACCCGACAGGCCTTCGCCGCCAAAGGGCTGGCTGCCCACCACCGCGCCAATCTGGTTGCGGTTCACATAGGTGTTGCCCACACGCAGCCGCTCCACGATCCGCTGCACCCGATCGTCGATCCGCGTGTGCAGGCCAAATGTCAGCCCGTATCCCGTCGCGTTCACCGCATCCACCACCGCGTCGATCTGATCGGCGCGGAACGTCGCCACATGCAGCACCGGCCCGAAAATCTCCTGCCCCATCGCCGCGATCCCGGACACGCGGATCACCGCCGGGCCCACAAAGGTTCCTCCCTCCGGCGCGGCCATCTCCTTGATCACCCGCCCCTCGGCCCGCGCCTTGGCGATATGGTCGCGGATCATTCCCGCCGCCTCTGCGTCGATCACAGGCCCCACATCGGTCGCCAGGTTCCATGGATCGCCCAGCGCCAGTTCATCCATCGCGCCTTCCAGCATCTCCAGTACTGGAACGGCCACATCCTCCTGCACATACAGACAGCGCAGCGCCGAACAGCGCTGCCCCGCTGATTGGAAGCTGGAGGCGAGGATATCCCGCACCGCCTGTTCCGGCAGGGCTGTCGAATCCACCAGCATCGCATTCAATCCGCCGGTTTCCGCAATCAGCGGCGCGGTCGGGTCCAGATGATCGGCCATCGCGCGGCGGATCGCCTGCGCCGTCTCGGTCGATCCGGTAAAGCACACGCCCCCCACACGCGGATCAGAGGTCAGCATCCGCCCGACCACCGGCCCCTCACCGGGCAGCAATTGCAGTACCGTGACCGGCACCCCCGCCCGATGCATCAACCCCACCGCGAGCGCGGCAATCAAGGGCGTCTGTTCCGCAGGCTTGGCCAGCACCGCATTGCCCGACGCCAGCGCCGCCGCAATCTGTCCCGTGAAAATCGCCAAGGGGAAATTCCAGGGCGAGATGCAGGTGAACACCCCCCGCGCCGGGGCCGTCAAACCCGCCACACCATCGGCGTAGTAGCGCAGGAAATCCACCGCCTCGCGCAGTTCTGACACCGCATCGCCCAGCGTCTTGCCCGCCTCCCGCGCCAGCAGCGCAAAGATCGGCCCGACCTCGGCCTCAAACAGGTCTGCCACCCGCCGCAGCACTTCCGCCCGCTCTGCCGGACCGGCCGCCCAGGGCTCCGCCAGCCGCAGCGCCGTTTCCACATCCGGCGCGCCCGCCTGCACCACATGCCCCACCAGCGCCCCACTCGCCGGATTGCGCACCTCAACCCGCAAGCCCCCGACAGGCCGCCCCGCCGTCATCGGCCCCGCTTCGAACAACCGCGTCGCATGGGCCGCGCGCGCCGCCTCGATGGCGGCCAGATCGACCGCATCCGTCAGATCAAACCCCCGCGCATTCACCCGGCTGCCAAAGAGCCGCGGCCCGGTTTTCAGCGCCGGGCTGGCGACCTGCGCCATGCCTTCCATCGCCGTCAACGGGCAGGCCGCCACCACAGCAGGCGGCACCTCCTCATTCACGATCTGGTTCACGAAAGACGAATTCGCCCCGTTCTCCAACAACCGCCGCACCAGATAGGCCAGCAAGTCGCGATGCGCGCCCACCGGCGCATAGATCCGGCAATTCGTGCCACGATCCGTCAGCACCAGATCATGCAGCCGCTCGCCCATCCCATGCAGGCGTTGAAATTCATAGGCCCGCTTGTCGCCCGCCATTTCCAGAATGGCCGCCACCGTATGCGCGTTGTGCGTGGCGAACTGCGGATAGATGCGGTCCGTCATCCCCAACAGCTTCTTCGCATTGGCGATATAGCTTACATCCGTCGCCTGCTTGCGCGTGAACACCGGAAAGCTTTCCAGCCCCAGCACCTGCGCCCGCTTCACCTCGGCATCCCAATAGGCGCCCTTCACCAGCCGCACCATGATCTTGCGGTCCAGCCGGTCCGCCAGCGCGTAAAGCCAGTCGATCACCGCCCCAGCACGGCGGCCATAGGCCTGCACCACCACGCCAAAGCCGTCCCATCCCGCCAGCGACGGATCCGACAGCACCGCCTCGATCACCTCCAGCGACAGCGCCAGTCGGTCCGCTTCCTCAGCGTCGATGTTGAACCCCAGCCCTGCCGCCTTGGCCAAACCCGCCAAAGCCCGCACCCGCGGCACCAGTTCCGCCATAACCCGCGCGCGCTTGGCCACCTCATAGCGCGGATGCAGCGCCGACAGCTTCACCGAAATCCCCGGATTGGCGCGAATATCCGCGCCCTTGGCCGCCGCCGCAATCGCCGTGATGGCCTTGGAATAGCTCAGATGATAGCGCCGCGCGTCGCCTTCGGTCCGCGCTGCCTCGCCCAGCATGTCATAGCTATAGGTGTATCCCTTCGCCTCCAGCTCGGTCGCCCGCTTCATCGCGGCCTCGATCGTTTCGCCCAGAACGAACTGCCGCCCCATCTCCTTCATCGCCTGCGCCACTGCGCGGCGGATCACCGGCTCGCCCAGCCGCTTCACGGCAGCGCGCAGATGGCCCACCACCCCCGGCTCGCGATCCTCCAGCACTTTCCCGGTCAGCATCAGCGCCCATGTCGACGCATTCACAAGCGACGACGCCGACTTCCCCAGATGCCGCCCCCAATCGCTTGGCGCGATCTTGTCCTCGATCAGCGCATCCATCGTTTCGGCATCCGGCACGCGCAAAAGCGCCTCGGCCAGACACATCAGCGCGACGCCCTCCTCGGTGGACAGGCCGTATTCGGCCAGAAACACCTCCATCAACCCGGGCTTCACGCTGCCCCGGATGCGCGCCACCAGATCGCCCCCCGCCGCCGTGATCCGCGCCCGCGCTTCGGCATCCAATCCCGCCTCGGCAATCAGCCGCGCCACCAGCGCGCCTTCATCGGCCAAACTGCCGCCTTCGATCACGGACCACGGGGTGTCAAAGCTGTCACGGGGCATGGGCAAATTCCTCCATTTGGCCCATAATACCCCAAGTTTCCCGGTCCATTCTCCCGAAGATGGCTATTCCACCACCCGATCCGCCTGCAATATGGGGTTTCTACATGCCGATCGACCGCATCCCCCTTGATCGTTTCGACGAAGCGATCCTCCGCATCCTCTCCATCGACGGTCGCCTCAGCGCAACCGAGCTTGCCCGCCGCATCGGCCTGTCGAAATCGCCCACCCAGGCCCGACTCAAACGGCTTGAGGAAACCGGCGTCATCACCGGCTACCGCGCCCTGCTGGACCCGATCCGCATGGGCCAGGCCCATGTCGCCTTTGTCGAGGTGAAACTGTCCGACACCCGTGAAGCCGCGCTTCAGGCCTTCAACAAGGCTGTGCTCGCGGTGCCAGAGGTGGAACAATGCCACATGATCGCCTCGCGCTTCGACTATCTGCTCAAGGTCCGCACAGGCGATATTCAGGAATACCGCCGCGTGCTGGCAGAACGGATCAGCGCCCTGCCCCATGTCGCCTCCACCTCCACCTATGTGGCCATGGAGGCGATCAAGGAATTCACCTGAAAGCGTGTTGTCCCCGCACCCCCACACGCGCCATCCCGTTCCGGCTGCCCGCCGCCGCAATCGCCCGGTCCAGAATCTGCGCTGGCCGCGCCAGCTGGAACAGCGAATTGCTCTCGACCGGACCCACCCTGATCCGCGGCAGGGGAAGCCGCTCACTGACATAGATCGGATTGAACTCCTCCATCTTGGCGTTCATCTCGAATTCCAGATCGGCCGGGTTCCATTCCGATGACCCCGTCATGATCCCCACGAAATTCCCGCTGCCAGCATAGGAAATCAGCAGGCTCTCGGTCTTCAGGCAATCCTCGATCACCGAGCCCACATCGCTCAGCATGTTGCGAAACGCCAGGCGCGAGGCGATCCGAAATGTCGCAAGCGCATTTTCAACGCAGATCGCCACGGCCGACACTGAAAACAGCCCCTTCAACCCCAGCGTCATCAGATAGTTCTGCAGGGCGTGGAACTCGGTCCCCCGGTCAAACTCCGGCACATGGATGGGCGTGTCGAAATCAAACTCCAGCGGCACCGACTCCGGCATCAGGCTGACCTGATGTTCCAGCAGGGCCAGCCGCCGGCGTTCCCCTACCAACTGCTGCACCGCCCCCAGCCGCGCCTGCAATTCCAGCGTGTCGATGGGCTTGGTGATGTAATCCGACGCCCCGAGTTGAAACGCCCGGTCGATGTTGCGCCGATCAGCCAGCGAGGTGATCATGACGATGGGCGTCTGCCGATAGGCCGCCATCCCCCTTATCCGCCCGCACAGCTCCACCCCGGTCATCCCCGGCATCTCGATATCCAGCAAGATGCAGTCAAACGCATCGGTCCGCTGCTCCAGCAGCTTCAGCGCGGCAAGGGGCGCGCCCACAAGCTGAAGGTCATCAAATCCGATCGTCCGCAGTTTGTGGTCAAGAATCTCCAGAAACACGCCGTCATCATCCACCGCGAGTATCTTCATCTTTGTTCTGCCTGTTCTTTTTTCCAGCGTCAGCGCGTTACCGCAATACGGGTTTTAACAGTCACTAACGCAACCTTAGCGCGTTTAGTTCCAAAATGAAAATTCAAATCCTCAGCCGAGGCAGCGCAGGCCACACATTTATTTTGCGATCATTGACAAAAAACACATCGCCGCCGGAACAGGCGCCACAGAAAAATCTCATTTCGGAATTTTTCAGGCCCGGCGCATCACAGCAACCTGCCCGTCCCTGGTGCCCGCGGCCGGACTCGAACCGGCACGGCCTTTCGGCCTAGAGATTTTAAGTCTCCTGTGTCTACCATTCCACCACGCGGGCGCGTCGGGCGTCCTGCCTGCCTAGCAACTCGCCGCGTCAAGGAAAAGCCCGCGCCCGCCACCCGGCTTGGCCCCCAGCGCCAAAATCGACTATCCTGCCCGGAAAGGTCAAAGCCCACGAAACACAGACCAGAATACCAAGGACCGAGCAGAGAAAGCAGGCGTCCCATGTCCCACCATCCCGCCCTCACCCTCGCGATCTTTCTTTCTACAGTTCCGTGCGCCGCCTCGGCGCAGGACATGGCCGATCTTCTCCCCCTTACCGCCCGCGGCAATGAACCCTTCTGGTCCCTTATCGTCACTTCTGACGGCAGCAGCTACACCGATATGGAAGGCGTCACTCTCGACGCTCCCTTCACCGCCCCCACTGCCATAGAGGGCAGCCTGATTTTCGCTACCGCTGCAGGCCCCCTGCGCGTGACAGACTCACTCTGCCACGACAGCATGTCCGGGATGCCCTACCCTTTCTCGGTCACCCTCACCCGCAATGGCGCCGATCTGCCGGGTTGTGCAGGCGATCCCGCGCGTCTGCTTGACGGTGAATGGACCTTGATCACGCTTGCAGGCACCGCCCTGCCCAAAGGCGCCGATGTCACCCTCTCCTTCGACGCAGGCCGCATCTCCGGCCTTGCCGCCTGCAACCGCTATTCCGGCAGTTACACCCTCACTGGCGAAGGCCTCACCTTCGGCCCCATGGCAGGCACCCGCATGGCTTGCCCCCCGCCCCTGATGGATACCGAATCCGCCGTCTTCGCTGCCTTCGCCCGTGTCACCCAATTCGACATCGCCGCCGACGGCGCCCTCCTCCTCAAGACCGACGAGGCCACCCCCCTCTTCACCGCCACCCGCTGATCCTGTCGCCGCAGCGCGGCAATTGACACGGCGCGCAGCCCGGTTCCATATGACGCCCGAGAGTTTGCGGGGAGCCAGCCATATGAAGAAAATCTATCCCAGCGCCGATGCCGCGCTGGACGGTGTCCTGTTCGACGACATGCTGATCGCCTCTGGCGGCTTTGGCCTGTGCGGCATCCCCGAACTGCTGATCGCTGCCATCCGTAAGGCCGGAACCAAGAGCCTGACCGTCGCCTCCAACAATGCGGGCGTTGACGGCTTCGGTCTGGGCGTCCTGTTGGAAAGCCGTCAGGTCAAGAAGATGATCTCCTCTTATGTCGGCGAAAACGCCGAATTCATGCGCCAATACCTGAGCGGGGAACTGGAACTTGAATTCAACCCGCAAGGAACCCTCGCCGAACGCATGCGCGCTGGCGGCGCAGGCATCGGCGGCTTCTACACCCGCACCGGCGTGGGCACTGTCATCGCCGAAGGCAAGGATGTGAAGCAGTTCAACGGTCAGGATTACATTCTGGAAACCGGCATCGTGGCCGACCTCTCCATCGTCAAGGCGTGGAAGGCCGATCCCTCGGGCAACCTCGTCTTCCGCAAGACCGCCCGCAACTTCAACCCGCCCGCCGCCACCTGCGGCAAAATCTGCGTGGTAGAGGTAGAGGAGATCATCCCCCTCGGCAGCCTCGACCCTGACTCCATCCACCTGCCCGGCATCTATGTCCACCGCATCGTCCAAGGGCAGCACGAAAAGCGCATCGAACAGCGCACCGTCCGTAAGAAGGAGTCTGTCTGATGCCGTGGGACCGCAACCAGATGGCCGCCCGCGCGGCGCAGGAACTGCAGGACGGCTGGTACGTCAACCTCGGCATCGGCATCCCGACGCTGGTGTCGAACTACATCCCCGCGGGGGTGGAGGTGACGCTGCAATCCGAAAATGGCATGCTCGGCATGGGCCCCTTCCCTTATGAGGGTGAGGAAGACGCCGACCTCATCAACGCAGGCAAGCAGACCATCACCGAACTGCCGCAGACCGCCTTCTTCGATTCCGCCCAGTCCTTCGCCATGATCCGCGGCGGCAAGATTGCCATGGCCATCCTCGGCGCGATGGAAGTGGCCGAAAACGGCGATCTGGCCAACTGGATGATCCCCGGCAAACTGGTCAAGGGGATGGGCGGCGCGATGGACCTTGTGGCGGGCGTGGGCCGCGTGGTCGTGGTCATGGACCACACGTCCAAGCATGGTGAATCCAAAGTGCTGAAAGCCTGCACCCTGCCCCTCACCGGCAAGGGCGTGGTCAACCGCATCATCACCAACCTCGGTGTGCTCGACGTCGTCCCCGGCGGGCTGAAGATCGTCGAACTGGCCGATGGCGTAGCCGACGCCGAAATCCGCGCCGCGACCGAGGCGACGCTGGTCAATTGATCTAACCGCGCCTCCGGCCCAAGCCTGAGGCGCGGCCCTCTCCCAGCCTATGCGAAAAATTTTCCCGAAAATTTTTCGCCCCCCCGCCAGACCGAAAAATCTTCAGTGAAGATTTTTCTCTGCCGTCGGCAAAATTTTCCCATAGAAAATTTTGCCTCGCCCAAGGAGGCCACATGACCCACGACATCACCCGCGAACACGGCACGACAAAAGGCCGCTACGTCATCCGCCTGAACGGGGAAGAGGCGGAACTGACCTACTCCATCACCACCCCAACCCTGATCATTGCCGATCACACCGCCGTGCCAGACAGCTTTCGCGGCACCGGCGCGGGCCTCGCCCTTGTGACGCGGCTTGTTGAAGATGCGCGCAGGGACGGCGTCCGCATCATGCCGCTCTGCCCCTTCGTGAACGCCCAGCGCAAGAAGCATCCCGAATGGACGGATGTCTTCGCCGTCTGATCCTGTTGGTCAGTTGCTGGCCGAGATGATCCGGAACACGCAGGGATCGCTCACCACCTCGGGCGGCGTCATGCACAGCCCCTGCGCCACTGTCCAGGCCGCCAGCACCTTCGGCACATAATCCCGCGTCTCGGCATAGGGCGGCACCCCACGGTTGGCCTTCACCGCCCCCTCACCCGCATTATAGGCCGCAATCACCATGATCGGGTCGCGGTCGAAATGCCGCATCAGCCAATCCAGATAGGCCACGCCGCCTTTGATGTTCTCCACCGGGTCCATGGCATCGGTCACACCGAACCGTTCTGCCGTGGCCGGGATCAACTGCATCAACCCCTGCGCCCCGGCATGGCTGACCGCATCCGCACGCCCTGCACTTTCCGCCGCCATCACTGCCAGCGCCAGCGCGGGCGATACTTCCGTTCCCACCGTGGCCTTCAGCAATTCCACCCCGAACTTGTCGGCCAGCTCCTGCATGTCCTGCAACCGTGGCGCCGCCACGGCCTTGCCCCCCGGCCCCTGCGTCAGCGCTGCCAGCGCCAGCGGGAACCGCCCCGACAGATCATCGATACCTGCAGGCACCGCATCCCAGAACCACGCATAGGCCGCTTCGGGTGTAGGCACCGGCCCCAGCGGCGGTTTGGCGGCCTCGGTCCCGCCGTCGATCGGGGGCAGGTCCGGCACCTGATGCGGGGCACTGGTCTTGGGCAGCGCCGCCAAAAGCCGCGCCTGTTCCACCGGGTCAATCTGCACCAACCCCTGCGCCCGCGACTGCCGTTCGCCCACCTTCACCCGCTTGAATGTAAAATCCCGCGTCGGATCCAGCCCCTCGCCCGATACGGCAATGGGATTCGCTGACGCCATCAGCGCGATGATGAATGCTGCCCGGAATCGCATCTCTGTCGGATGCCTTTCCTGTCTGTGCCTGTCGTCTGCCTGTTGCGCCACTATGCATCAGAACGGTCTTCAAGGCCACTCCTTCCCGCCGGATCATGGCGTTTCCGCCCACCCTTCGCCCAAAGAGTTAATATCTTAATGATTTTAAACAATTTTTTCCATTCTTCTCAAGGTTCTGGAAAAATTTTCAGAAAATGCAGCGCCATTGCAAAAGCCCTGACAAATCCCAACTGCTGCCACCCTTGGGGGGCCATATAGACCCATACCGAACGGCAGACGGACGGTCAGAGAGATCGACGCAAGCCGGTTCGGTTGGAACCAAGACCTGTAACAGTAACCAGTATAAGGACTAAGACCATGAAACTCCTGAACATCCTGAACCGTTTCAAGAAAGACGAATCCGGCGCCGTGACGGTTGACTGGGTCGTGCTGACCGGCGCCGTTGTGGGCCTGGGCATCATCATCGCTCAGACGATGGGCACCTCGATCACCACCGCTGCTGGCGGCGTCAGCGGTGACATCGTCCGCGAAGCCAGCAAGAACTGACGCGCGGAAAGGAGCCGTGCGGCGCCGGCCCCCCGGTCGGCCCGCACGTCCCCAGCCAAAGACCTGCGGAGCGTGCCGCCAAATGGCGTGCCGCTCCCGGTCCCGGCAGCAGGGCAAACGGCTCGCAATGCGGCGCGATTTTGGCAAAACCACCGAAATCATAGACTTAAGGATGGGCCAAGCCATCCGAGGTCTGTGTCGCAAAGAATTTTCTCTTTGGATTTCAGGGATTTGGGCGAAAAGGCAGCGGACGGGTTAACTTTTATAAAATTGCCCATTCGCCACCCAACTGCCGCCACGATTCAGGGGCCATATGCACTCATACCGAACGGAAGACGGCACGGAACGAAAAGGACCGACAGACACCGGCGCGGTTGTGAGCAAGACCTGAAACATGAACCTGAACCAAGGGAATAAGACTATGAAAATGCTGAAACTCTTCAAGTCCTTCAAGAACGACGAATCCGGTGCTGTGACCGTTGACTGGGTCGTGCTGACCGGCGCCGTTGTGGGCCTGGGCATCATCATTGCTCAGACGATGGGCACCTCGATCACCACCGCCGCTGGCAACGTCAGCGCCGACGTTATCTCGAACTCGAACAACCCCTGATTTCTACTCGATAGAAACAGAGGTGCGGCCAGGCCAAAAGCCTGGCCGCAACCACAAAAGCCGAAAGTAACTAATGACCGCCTTGCCAGGCGAAGGGATCGCCGGGCCACAGTAACAGCGACAGTAACCGCGACAGTAACCGCGAACGGGAGTTCGGCCATGACCGGCACTAATGCATACCGCTTCTCCTTCAAAGGCTTTCTCGCCGAAGAAGATGGCGCCGTGACAGCAGATTGGGTCGTCCTTGCGGCCGCCGTTTGCTTGTTGTCCGTCCCCGTTCTCGTGTCGATCAAGAGCGCGACCCAGACCGCGACCACCGAAGTGGCGGCAGACATGATCGCCAACAGCGACCAATGAATTTCGCCCGCAGGCCTGGCTGGGCCCCGGGCATCCACCAAACCCGCCCGCAGTGGCGCGGAACACATCGAGGCAAAAGACAATGCGTATGATCTTCGGATTGGTCCTGCTCGTCGGCGTGGCGCTGGCGGGCTTTGCTGTTTACATGGCACAGGGCTACATCAACCAGACCGCCTCCGCGCTCGACCGGGAACGCGCCTTCCGCAACCAGGTGGGCGAGCTTGTCGAAGTCTATGTCGTGTCCAAGCCGCTCAAATACGGCGATCCTCTGCTGCTGGAAGATGTGAAGAAAATCTACTGGCAGAAGAACGCCCTTCCCGAAGGCACCTTCAGCGATGAGGCCATCCTCTTCCCCCCGAATGAGGAACGGCCCCGCTATGTGCTGCGCCCGATGGAAACCCACGAACCCATCCTCGCCGTCAAGGTCACCGAACCGGGCCAACCGGCCGGCCTGACCGGCGCGCTTGAAGATGGCAAACGCGCCTTCGCGATCAGCGTCGACGCCTCCTCCGGCGTGTCCGGCTTCGTCTATCCCGGCAACTTCGTCGATGTGTACTGGACCGGCAGCGACGGCATCCGCGAAATCACCCGTCTGATCGAATCCAGCGTCAACGTCATCGCCATCGACCAGACCGCCGCCGGCG is a genomic window containing:
- a CDS encoding inositol monophosphatase family protein, whose amino-acid sequence is MQGSANLNLMIKAARKAGRSLVKDFREVENLQVSTKGPGDFVSRADREAERIIKEELMGARPTYGWLGEETGRTDGADPTRRWLVDPLDGTTNFLHGMPHWAVSIALEHKGDIVSAVVYDAAKDELFWAEKGAGAWMNDRRMRVSGRREMHDAVFATGVPFGAKNTLPAMLQDLARLMPACAGVRRWGSAALDLAYVAAGRYDGYWERELKAWDIAAGILLVREAGGFVSAIRDGDDPLEKGAVICANEPLFEPFRKIIRGA
- a CDS encoding rhomboid family intramembrane serine protease, which encodes MFPIRDHNPSGRTPFVTLALIAVNVGVFLAYWLALSGEAQVGRFFMQWGLVPARIGFGEGYETFVTSMFLHGGWMHLLGNMLFLYIFGDNLEDEMGHVRFLGFYLMSGLAAAGLQFAAEPASMIPMVGASGAIAGVMGGYLLLFPRAKVDVLFIFIVFFRVVPIPAWIMLGLWFGFQVVNGAMTPADVGGVAYWAHAGGFVAGLVLCLPLWLRRGGPQFWSRTQGSPPHPEATYRVVRTGVPRVRRGGPGAKPGPWR
- the putA gene encoding bifunctional proline dehydrogenase/L-glutamate gamma-semialdehyde dehydrogenase PutA; protein product: MPRDSFDTPWSVIEGGSLADEGALVARLIAEAGLDAEARARITAAGGDLVARIRGSVKPGLMEVFLAEYGLSTEEGVALMCLAEALLRVPDAETMDALIEDKIAPSDWGRHLGKSASSLVNASTWALMLTGKVLEDREPGVVGHLRAAVKRLGEPVIRRAVAQAMKEMGRQFVLGETIEAAMKRATELEAKGYTYSYDMLGEAARTEGDARRYHLSYSKAITAIAAAAKGADIRANPGISVKLSALHPRYEVAKRARVMAELVPRVRALAGLAKAAGLGFNIDAEEADRLALSLEVIEAVLSDPSLAGWDGFGVVVQAYGRRAGAVIDWLYALADRLDRKIMVRLVKGAYWDAEVKRAQVLGLESFPVFTRKQATDVSYIANAKKLLGMTDRIYPQFATHNAHTVAAILEMAGDKRAYEFQRLHGMGERLHDLVLTDRGTNCRIYAPVGAHRDLLAYLVRRLLENGANSSFVNQIVNEEVPPAVVAACPLTAMEGMAQVASPALKTGPRLFGSRVNARGFDLTDAVDLAAIEAARAAHATRLFEAGPMTAGRPVGGLRVEVRNPASGALVGHVVQAGAPDVETALRLAEPWAAGPAERAEVLRRVADLFEAEVGPIFALLAREAGKTLGDAVSELREAVDFLRYYADGVAGLTAPARGVFTCISPWNFPLAIFTGQIAAALASGNAVLAKPAEQTPLIAALAVGLMHRAGVPVTVLQLLPGEGPVVGRMLTSDPRVGGVCFTGSTETAQAIRRAMADHLDPTAPLIAETGGLNAMLVDSTALPEQAVRDILASSFQSAGQRCSALRCLYVQEDVAVPVLEMLEGAMDELALGDPWNLATDVGPVIDAEAAGMIRDHIAKARAEGRVIKEMAAPEGGTFVGPAVIRVSGIAAMGQEIFGPVLHVATFRADQIDAVVDAVNATGYGLTFGLHTRIDDRVQRIVERLRVGNTYVNRNQIGAVVGSQPFGGEGLSGTGPKAGGPDYVHRFTRDEVPMVTGEDRVAAESEIVAALRAVPAAAGPVSVDLPGPTGESNRLTTVARGAVVCLGPTAGAAAAQAAAIRALGGMAVEAPSLEAAALARLDGISGAIWWGTAEAGRAYAWALAGRAGAILPLIGGAPDAGHARLERHVCIDTTASGGNAQLLMEVAEV
- a CDS encoding Lrp/AsnC ligand binding domain-containing protein — protein: MPIDRIPLDRFDEAILRILSIDGRLSATELARRIGLSKSPTQARLKRLEETGVITGYRALLDPIRMGQAHVAFVEVKLSDTREAALQAFNKAVLAVPEVEQCHMIASRFDYLLKVRTGDIQEYRRVLAERISALPHVASTSTYVAMEAIKEFT
- a CDS encoding response regulator — protein: MKILAVDDDGVFLEILDHKLRTIGFDDLQLVGAPLAALKLLEQRTDAFDCILLDIEMPGMTGVELCGRIRGMAAYRQTPIVMITSLADRRNIDRAFQLGASDYITKPIDTLELQARLGAVQQLVGERRRLALLEHQVSLMPESVPLEFDFDTPIHVPEFDRGTEFHALQNYLMTLGLKGLFSVSAVAICVENALATFRIASRLAFRNMLSDVGSVIEDCLKTESLLISYAGSGNFVGIMTGSSEWNPADLEFEMNAKMEEFNPIYVSERLPLPRIRVGPVESNSLFQLARPAQILDRAIAAAGSRNGMARVGVRGQHAFR